The following are encoded together in the Arcticibacterium luteifluviistationis genome:
- a CDS encoding MFS transporter yields MSENQKNNMPALYTLMTVWFFWSFVAASNGILIPLFKEKFALSQTEAQLVDFAFYAAYFVGSWLYLILSKFMKTDILNKIGYKNGIVIGLGLSALGTLLFYPAAVAESYELLLGGLFIVGLGFSLQQTATQPFMIALGPAETGAQRINMGGAVNNFGGTIGPALVSYAIFGSISKDAALNASIQDVKIPYLILGALFVIVAIFFLVSKLPRIKNEEEVTVDNTLTYVPLAFLGIFALVSIAVSIEMAIMVSFGIMMLFVAYALFRGISSGPLTGKETSVFDFPQALLGMAAIFVYVGVEVTVGSNLGEYLKETQDLDSSEISKYVSLFWGSMMIGRWTAAMPAFNPSAMWKKILTWVVPFSAFGVVLFANSLYSGDVSDLYPYAGCVVIMILAFIAAREKPVLILLIFTALGAIMTCIGIFSTGDIALFCLISGGLFCSILWPSIFSLGTAGLGKFTNQGSALLIMMILGGAILPVMQGKLADMIGIQFSYTLAAGCFIFLFVFGLVAQKTLRKQGIDFDAEVAKKGASKGGH; encoded by the coding sequence ATGTCTGAAAATCAAAAAAACAACATGCCGGCTCTGTACACTCTAATGACCGTATGGTTCTTTTGGAGTTTTGTGGCGGCCTCTAATGGTATTCTAATTCCATTATTTAAAGAGAAATTTGCCCTATCACAAACCGAAGCCCAGTTGGTAGACTTTGCCTTCTATGCTGCCTATTTCGTGGGTTCTTGGCTTTATTTGATACTCTCCAAGTTTATGAAAACCGATATTCTTAATAAAATTGGTTACAAAAACGGAATAGTTATTGGTCTTGGACTTTCTGCTTTGGGTACGCTTTTGTTTTATCCAGCAGCAGTTGCAGAGTCTTATGAGTTGCTTTTAGGAGGTCTATTTATTGTAGGTCTTGGTTTTAGTCTTCAGCAAACAGCTACGCAGCCTTTCATGATAGCCTTGGGACCTGCCGAAACAGGTGCTCAACGAATTAATATGGGTGGTGCCGTTAATAATTTTGGTGGAACCATAGGGCCAGCTTTAGTGAGTTATGCCATTTTTGGTTCTATTTCAAAGGATGCCGCATTAAATGCTTCTATCCAAGATGTGAAAATTCCTTATTTGATATTAGGAGCTCTTTTCGTGATTGTGGCTATTTTCTTTTTGGTCTCAAAATTACCTAGAATAAAAAATGAAGAAGAAGTTACAGTAGACAATACACTAACTTATGTACCGCTAGCATTCTTGGGTATTTTCGCCCTTGTGTCTATTGCAGTAAGTATCGAGATGGCCATTATGGTAAGTTTTGGTATTATGATGCTCTTTGTGGCTTATGCTCTTTTTAGGGGTATTAGCTCAGGTCCTTTAACGGGAAAAGAAACTTCTGTATTTGATTTCCCTCAAGCCCTTCTGGGTATGGCCGCCATCTTTGTTTATGTAGGTGTGGAGGTTACTGTAGGTTCAAACCTCGGTGAATATTTGAAAGAAACACAGGACTTAGATTCTTCAGAAATATCTAAATATGTATCGTTATTTTGGGGTAGTATGATGATAGGTCGTTGGACAGCCGCTATGCCAGCTTTTAATCCTTCTGCCATGTGGAAGAAAATTTTGACTTGGGTAGTTCCATTTTCGGCCTTTGGTGTAGTTTTATTTGCCAACTCCCTTTATAGTGGTGATGTATCAGACCTTTACCCATATGCGGGTTGTGTGGTTATTATGATTTTGGCGTTCATAGCTGCAAGAGAAAAACCAGTTTTAATCTTGTTAATATTTACAGCATTAGGTGCCATTATGACCTGTATCGGTATTTTCAGTACGGGAGATATTGCTCTTTTCTGTCTTATTTCTGGTGGACTTTTCTGTTCTATTTTATGGCCAAGTATTTTCTCATTGGGTACGGCAGGTCTTGGTAAGTTTACCAATCAAGGCTCAGCATTACTTATCATGATGATTTTGGGAGGAGCTATTTTACCAGTTATGCAAGGAAAATTAGCGGATATGATAGGCATTCAGTTCTCTTACACCTTGGCGGCAGGTTGTTTCATCTTCCTATTTGTTTTTGGCTTGGTAGCTCAGAAAACATTGAGAAAACAAGGTATCGATTTTGATGCCGAAGTAGCTAAAAAAGGTGCTTCAAAAGGCGGACACTAA
- a CDS encoding acetylxylan esterase: protein MKNLTLILLSLFTWQTLIAQPPPDHQWVEVIVSPNNSDWLYEIGEEAEFTVTVLKRNVPLENATIKYSIGPEKMAATIENEVVLNYGAIKISGGTMKTPGFLRCYVSTEVDGKTYSGWATAGFEPEKIKATVQKPVNFNIFWNEALAENAKLPLDTKMTLLPERCTEKVNVYHVSLQNWKRGARLYGILCVPKAEGKYPAVLKVPGAGIRPYYGDVQFAEDGVISFEIGIHGISVIMPQQNYDDLLAGWNNQYWNNNVNDKDAFFYKRVYMGVVRANDFITALPQWDGKNLGVMGGSQGGSLSLVTAGLDKRVTAASPIHPAMCDMTGYLEGRAGGWPHYLADTTKWSRASHPDVLETIGYYDAVNFARQIRVPVLFSFGFNDTTCPPTSVYAAYNSVTSPKETFLAVESSHWIFPEQYEKQRAWMMKQLKK from the coding sequence GTGAAAAACCTAACCCTAATACTCCTAAGCCTTTTCACCTGGCAAACCCTAATAGCTCAGCCGCCACCAGACCATCAATGGGTGGAGGTGATAGTTTCGCCAAATAACTCAGATTGGCTTTACGAAATAGGAGAGGAGGCCGAATTTACGGTGACCGTTCTTAAGAGAAATGTCCCCTTAGAAAACGCCACCATCAAATACTCCATAGGTCCTGAGAAAATGGCTGCCACTATTGAAAACGAGGTGGTGCTAAACTATGGTGCCATTAAAATTAGTGGCGGTACCATGAAAACTCCAGGCTTTCTAAGGTGTTATGTCAGTACGGAGGTAGATGGTAAAACATATTCTGGTTGGGCTACAGCAGGTTTTGAGCCTGAAAAAATTAAGGCTACAGTACAGAAACCTGTCAATTTCAACATTTTCTGGAATGAAGCTTTGGCAGAAAACGCCAAACTCCCTTTAGATACTAAAATGACACTTTTGCCAGAACGCTGCACCGAAAAAGTGAATGTGTATCATGTGAGTCTTCAAAACTGGAAAAGAGGAGCAAGGCTTTACGGCATCTTATGTGTACCTAAAGCCGAAGGAAAGTACCCTGCAGTTTTAAAAGTACCTGGAGCAGGTATTAGACCTTATTATGGCGATGTGCAGTTTGCCGAAGATGGCGTAATAAGTTTTGAAATAGGTATTCATGGTATTTCGGTGATTATGCCGCAGCAAAATTATGATGATTTATTAGCGGGTTGGAATAATCAGTATTGGAATAATAATGTAAACGATAAAGACGCTTTTTTCTACAAACGCGTCTACATGGGCGTAGTGAGAGCAAACGATTTTATAACTGCCTTACCACAGTGGGATGGTAAAAACCTTGGTGTCATGGGGGGGAGCCAGGGAGGTTCACTCTCTTTAGTGACAGCAGGTTTAGACAAGAGAGTAACCGCAGCATCTCCCATTCACCCAGCTATGTGCGACATGACGGGTTATTTAGAAGGAAGAGCAGGTGGTTGGCCACATTATTTGGCAGATACCACCAAGTGGTCAAGAGCAAGCCATCCAGATGTATTGGAAACCATTGGCTATTATGATGCCGTGAATTTCGCAAGACAAATAAGAGTCCCTGTATTATTCTCCTTCGGCTTTAATGATACCACATGCCCGCCTACGTCAGTTTACGCAGCATATAATAGCGTCACTAGCCCCAAAGAAACTTTTTTAGCTGTAGAATCTTCCCATTGGATTTTCCCAGAGCAATATGAGAAGCAGCGAGCTTGGATGATGAAGCAATTGAAGAAGTAA
- a CDS encoding ABC transporter permease, with protein MNNLFFLLEKEFKQIFRDPAILRLILLMPIIQLIVIPLAADYEVKQINISVVDQDHSPYSRRLTDKLTASDYFQLVEYHNSYQKSLETSGRGETDIILTIPPNFERDLIKENKNTLHLAADAVNGIRASLGVAYAGQMINSFNQEIREEWVQFPRMFPLPQIEITSSNWYNPHINYYLFMVPGILVILVTMVGSFIAALNIVAEKEVGTIEQLNVTPLKKHEFILGKLIPFWVLGMVSITLGMLLAWLIFGIIPVGSYLTVYVFGAVYLLGVLGVGLWVSTFVDTQQQATLFAFFLMMIFILLGGLYTPIESMPEWAQWLTKINPPAYFIRVIRAVFIKGSTFMELLPDFFAMVGFAVVFNFLAVRNYSKRTT; from the coding sequence ATGAACAACCTATTTTTTCTATTGGAGAAAGAGTTTAAACAGATTTTCCGTGACCCGGCCATTCTGCGTTTAATTCTTTTGATGCCTATTATTCAGCTGATAGTTATTCCTTTGGCGGCAGATTATGAGGTGAAACAGATTAATATTTCTGTGGTAGATCAAGATCATTCGCCGTATTCAAGAAGGCTTACTGATAAACTTACCGCTTCTGATTACTTCCAATTAGTAGAATATCATAACTCTTACCAAAAGTCTTTAGAAACGTCAGGCAGAGGCGAAACGGATATCATTTTAACCATTCCGCCAAACTTTGAAAGAGATTTAATTAAAGAGAATAAAAACACGCTTCATTTGGCAGCAGATGCTGTTAATGGCATTAGAGCTAGTTTAGGAGTGGCCTATGCCGGTCAAATGATAAACAGTTTTAATCAAGAGATTAGAGAAGAGTGGGTGCAGTTTCCAAGAATGTTTCCTTTGCCACAGATTGAGATTACTTCTTCAAATTGGTATAACCCACACATTAATTATTATCTGTTTATGGTGCCGGGTATCCTGGTTATTTTGGTGACTATGGTGGGTAGTTTTATAGCGGCATTAAACATTGTGGCCGAGAAAGAAGTAGGTACCATAGAGCAGCTTAATGTGACACCTTTAAAGAAGCATGAGTTTATTTTAGGAAAGCTTATTCCTTTCTGGGTGCTTGGAATGGTTTCTATTACTTTGGGAATGCTGCTCGCATGGCTCATTTTTGGAATTATTCCTGTGGGCTCATATCTCACGGTTTATGTTTTTGGAGCGGTGTATCTTTTGGGTGTTTTAGGGGTAGGTCTTTGGGTAAGTACTTTTGTCGATACCCAGCAGCAAGCCACACTTTTTGCCTTTTTCCTTATGATGATTTTTATTCTTTTGGGAGGGCTTTATACACCTATTGAGAGTATGCCAGAGTGGGCACAGTGGCTCACCAAGATAAATCCTCCAGCTTATTTCATAAGAGTCATAAGAGCCGTCTTTATTAAAGGAAGTACGTTTATGGAGTTACTCCCAGACTTTTTCGCCATGGTAGGCTTTGCGGTAGTGTTTAACTTCCTAGCAGTAAGAAACTACAGTAAAAGAACTACTTGA
- the bglX gene encoding beta-glucosidase BglX, protein MKKLTLSLSFALLAIASFAQSPYKNASLSDEARIADLLSRMTVEEKVGQLNQVNGGVLTGPSVANDPGAQGKIQLLKDGMVGSFLNVVGTEQTLATQKIAVEQTRLGIPLLFAFDVIHGYKTVFPIPLAEAASWDLAAAEKSASIAAKEASSAGLHWTFAPMMDMSREPRWGRVMEGSGEDPYLQGKFAAARVKGFQGNFDENHVLATIKHFAAYGAVEAGREYNTVDVSRYALWNYYLPSYKAAVDAGAATVMNSFNFVDGVPASGNDYLVNKVLRDKWGFDGMVVSDWASFGEMMNHGYSKDAEQAAIQAIMAGSDMDMEAGVTRTTLVKSVKDGVVPMAVLDEAVSRVLALKFKLGLFDNPYKYHDAAREKATLMADAHLAEARKAAGNTMTLLKNSDGVLPLNSPKNILVLGHLAESQDDVLDFWKGQGEHKYTVTILEGIKAKYPKANVTFIRSVSREGDFDASSVKEMKKAAKKADVIIATIGLFGDLAGEARSLSDVSPSDGQMEMLANAKATGKPVVVLVQAGRPMIMTDVVKDFNTVLYTWIGGTQHGHGVVDVLSGDVNPSAKTVMSFPVAMGQIPVYYNHYNGSRPHVDGNEGPEHFWVSRYRDIPNEPLYPFGYGLSYSSYEYSGLKISKSSINQNESVTVSVNIKNTSGVDGTEIVQLYIRDLVSQPVRPVKELKDFARVEIAAGKSKTVTFELPATKLSFFDQDGNVLLQKGAFKVFVGTNSRDVLAGDLELR, encoded by the coding sequence ATGAAAAAATTAACCTTAAGCCTATCCTTTGCCTTATTGGCAATTGCAAGTTTTGCCCAATCCCCTTATAAAAACGCAAGTCTTTCAGACGAAGCTAGAATAGCAGATTTGCTTTCTAGAATGACTGTAGAAGAAAAAGTGGGTCAACTAAACCAAGTCAATGGTGGAGTTTTAACAGGGCCAAGTGTAGCAAACGACCCTGGAGCACAGGGTAAAATTCAATTATTAAAAGATGGTATGGTGGGCTCTTTCCTAAATGTGGTAGGAACAGAGCAAACATTAGCCACCCAAAAAATAGCAGTAGAACAAACAAGACTGGGCATACCATTATTATTTGCCTTTGACGTGATTCACGGATACAAAACCGTTTTTCCTATCCCATTGGCTGAGGCCGCTTCATGGGATTTGGCAGCTGCCGAAAAATCTGCATCTATTGCCGCTAAGGAAGCCTCTTCAGCAGGATTGCATTGGACATTCGCTCCTATGATGGATATGTCTCGCGAGCCACGCTGGGGTAGAGTGATGGAAGGTTCTGGCGAAGACCCATATTTGCAAGGGAAATTTGCCGCTGCCAGAGTAAAAGGTTTTCAAGGAAACTTCGATGAAAATCATGTTTTGGCTACTATAAAGCATTTTGCGGCATACGGTGCTGTGGAAGCAGGTAGAGAATATAACACGGTAGATGTGAGCAGATATGCTCTTTGGAATTATTATTTGCCTTCATATAAAGCAGCGGTGGACGCGGGTGCTGCCACGGTGATGAATAGCTTCAATTTTGTGGATGGAGTGCCAGCCAGTGGAAATGATTACTTGGTTAATAAAGTGCTGAGAGATAAATGGGGTTTTGATGGCATGGTAGTTTCTGACTGGGCGTCTTTTGGCGAAATGATGAATCATGGATATTCTAAAGATGCAGAGCAAGCCGCCATTCAGGCTATCATGGCAGGTTCTGACATGGATATGGAAGCTGGAGTAACCAGAACTACCTTGGTGAAATCTGTGAAAGACGGTGTGGTACCAATGGCTGTTTTGGATGAAGCCGTTTCAAGAGTATTGGCTTTAAAGTTCAAGCTTGGCCTATTTGACAATCCGTATAAATACCATGATGCTGCTAGAGAAAAAGCTACGCTTATGGCAGATGCTCATTTGGCAGAAGCTAGAAAAGCAGCAGGAAACACCATGACCTTATTGAAAAATTCGGATGGCGTTTTACCATTGAATAGTCCAAAAAACATTTTGGTCTTAGGTCATTTGGCAGAAAGTCAAGACGACGTTTTAGATTTCTGGAAAGGACAAGGCGAGCATAAATACACGGTAACTATTTTAGAAGGAATAAAAGCAAAGTACCCAAAAGCCAATGTTACTTTCATTCGCTCGGTAAGCAGAGAGGGTGACTTTGATGCAAGCTCTGTAAAGGAAATGAAGAAAGCCGCTAAAAAAGCAGATGTAATCATTGCCACTATTGGGCTTTTTGGTGATTTGGCAGGCGAGGCTCGTTCGCTTTCCGATGTGTCGCCTTCTGATGGGCAAATGGAAATGCTGGCGAATGCGAAAGCTACAGGTAAACCAGTGGTAGTTTTAGTTCAGGCTGGCCGCCCAATGATTATGACAGATGTAGTTAAAGATTTTAATACGGTGCTTTACACTTGGATTGGCGGCACGCAGCATGGCCATGGTGTAGTTGATGTATTGAGTGGAGATGTAAATCCTTCGGCAAAAACCGTGATGAGTTTTCCGGTAGCCATGGGGCAAATCCCAGTTTATTATAATCACTATAACGGTAGCCGTCCGCATGTAGATGGAAACGAAGGCCCTGAACATTTCTGGGTATCGCGTTACAGAGATATTCCTAATGAGCCTTTATATCCTTTCGGTTATGGTTTGAGCTATTCTAGTTACGAATATTCAGGTTTGAAAATCTCAAAAAGCAGCATCAATCAGAACGAGTCTGTTACCGTTTCGGTCAATATCAAAAATACTTCAGGTGTAGACGGAACTGAAATAGTGCAGCTTTACATTAGAGATTTGGTTTCTCAGCCAGTGCGACCAGTGAAAGAATTGAAAGATTTCGCCAGAGTAGAAATAGCCGCTGGCAAATCAAAAACAGTAACATTCGAATTGCCAGCCACCAAGCTTTCTTTCTTTGACCAAGACGGAAACGTTTTACTTCAAAAAGGAGCTTTCAAAGTCTTTGTAGGTACTAACTCTAGAGATGTTTTGGCGGGTGATTTGGAGTTGAGGTAA
- a CDS encoding AraC family transcriptional regulator, with translation MAQVYREITPLTEYDCFYVITRTKTNFDFPLHFHEEFELNFLLNAQGVKRIVGDHQEVIDDVELVLVGPNLPHGWMNHEYDLEKNGKQIDEITIQFHRELFGENFLKKNQSYLVTKLFEKSARGISFSKELALKLKPKLQSLTQKTGFESILDLMSILHELSIAEEVRLLSDDTFMGNKTSFNSRRIEAVFEHMRNHYAKEVTLSTVAKIAGMTDVSFSRFIKKRTGKTFIDSLNEIRLGHASRRLIDTTETISEIAYKCGFNNLSYFNRLFKSKKNCTPKQFREDFAGTRKFV, from the coding sequence ATGGCTCAAGTTTACCGAGAAATAACCCCACTGACGGAATATGACTGTTTCTATGTCATCACCAGAACGAAGACTAATTTTGACTTCCCTCTTCATTTTCATGAGGAGTTTGAGTTGAATTTTTTATTGAATGCACAAGGTGTTAAACGAATAGTGGGTGACCACCAAGAAGTCATTGATGATGTAGAATTGGTTTTAGTGGGCCCCAACCTACCGCACGGATGGATGAACCATGAATACGACCTAGAAAAAAACGGAAAACAGATTGATGAAATAACCATTCAGTTTCATCGGGAATTGTTTGGCGAAAACTTCTTAAAAAAGAACCAATCTTACTTGGTCACTAAACTGTTTGAAAAATCTGCTAGAGGCATTAGTTTTTCAAAAGAACTCGCTTTAAAATTAAAACCAAAGCTCCAATCTTTAACCCAAAAAACAGGCTTTGAAAGTATTTTAGATCTCATGAGTATTCTTCATGAGCTTTCTATAGCCGAAGAAGTACGATTACTCTCTGACGATACCTTCATGGGTAATAAAACAAGTTTTAATAGCCGAAGAATTGAAGCGGTTTTTGAACACATGAGAAACCATTACGCCAAAGAAGTGACACTGTCAACGGTTGCTAAAATTGCTGGAATGACGGATGTCTCTTTTAGTAGGTTCATCAAAAAAAGAACAGGGAAAACCTTTATAGACAGTCTAAATGAAATTAGATTAGGCCACGCTTCCCGAAGGTTAATTGACACCACAGAAACCATTTCAGAAATAGCTTATAAATGCGGTTTTAATAATCTTTCTTATTTCAACAGACTTTTCAAATCAAAGAAAAACTGTACGCCTAAGCAGTTCCGTGAGGATTTTGCGGGAACTAGGAAGTTTGTTTGA
- a CDS encoding tetratricopeptide repeat protein yields the protein MKTNFLILFLITSQITFGQKMGNTYFTWEAFANNFGKEMVSAEDVYSQMVKSGLMINSLGNFDFHFVSDKKDNLERLGLFITQHYPYEIKTIKKMGRNIWELHGLTNEIPINSNNLLYWGLDMYKRGYEFDSKLDAYGALLDHENPKLPVLDKLKEDWYFEKGIDCYNNGDLSGAIINWSLVLEINPKEPNSYYSRAIVKNELYTWKSAMEDYDKAIEIAPDFISALTNRGTLKDENGDYLGAIEDYNKVIELENVDLENIQKAYFNRGNSKLNLDDKIGACQDWKISYKLGAEYALERINQHCIN from the coding sequence ATGAAAACAAATTTTCTTATTCTTTTCTTAATTACCAGTCAAATAACTTTTGGACAAAAGATGGGAAACACATATTTCACTTGGGAAGCTTTTGCAAATAATTTTGGCAAAGAAATGGTTTCAGCGGAAGATGTTTATTCTCAAATGGTTAAAAGTGGTTTAATGATTAATTCACTTGGTAATTTTGATTTTCATTTTGTTTCTGACAAAAAGGATAACCTAGAGCGGTTAGGGTTATTTATCACCCAACATTATCCTTACGAAATAAAGACAATAAAGAAAATGGGAAGGAACATTTGGGAGTTACACGGATTGACTAATGAGATTCCCATTAATTCAAATAATTTACTCTATTGGGGATTAGATATGTATAAAAGGGGTTACGAATTTGATTCAAAACTGGATGCTTACGGAGCTCTATTAGATCATGAAAATCCAAAACTGCCTGTTTTAGATAAGTTAAAAGAAGATTGGTATTTTGAAAAAGGAATAGATTGCTATAATAACGGAGATTTAAGTGGTGCAATAATTAATTGGTCACTTGTGTTAGAAATCAATCCAAAAGAACCTAATTCTTACTATTCAAGGGCAATTGTAAAAAATGAACTATATACTTGGAAGTCAGCTATGGAGGATTATGATAAAGCAATTGAAATTGCTCCTGATTTTATAAGTGCTTTAACAAATAGAGGAACCCTTAAAGATGAAAATGGCGATTACCTAGGTGCGATAGAAGATTATAATAAAGTGATTGAACTAGAAAATGTTGATTTAGAAAATATCCAGAAGGCTTATTTTAATAGGGGTAACTCAAAACTCAATTTAGATGATAAAATTGGAGCTTGTCAAGATTGGAAAATTTCCTATAAATTAGGTGCCGAGTACGCATTAGAAAGAATAAATCAGCATTGTATAAATTGA
- a CDS encoding ABC transporter permease, with protein MKVFFAFVRKEFWHVLRDKRSMIILMGLPIVMMLLFGFALTSEVKNSEVGVLDFSKDETTRLLIDRFDQSKYFSVNKVLQSESEIEESFRRGEIRLVIVFPENFQANLLHSNKAQVRLIGDASDPNTSNIMINYASAIFRDYQNELFGQAKLPFQINTETRMLYNPQLKGAYSFVPGVMTLILMLLGAMMTSVSIVKEKETGTMEILLVSPMKPLLVVLSKAVPYLVLCFIDVIIILLMAVYVLDMPIVGSIPLLLAESLLFIFTALSLGLLISAVVDTQQVAMFISLVGFLMPALVFSGFMFPIENMPLPLQIVSNVVPTKWYYNIISNIMVKGLGFAFVMKQTAILFAMTVVFLAIAIKKFKVRLE; from the coding sequence ATGAAGGTCTTTTTCGCTTTTGTTAGAAAGGAGTTTTGGCACGTACTGCGTGACAAGAGGAGTATGATTATTTTAATGGGCTTGCCCATTGTGATGATGTTACTTTTTGGTTTTGCATTAACCTCCGAGGTTAAAAACTCTGAGGTGGGCGTCCTCGACTTTTCTAAAGATGAAACTACTCGATTACTGATAGATAGGTTTGACCAGAGCAAATACTTTAGCGTCAATAAAGTGTTGCAGAGTGAAAGCGAAATTGAAGAGAGTTTCAGGAGGGGAGAGATTAGGTTAGTGATTGTTTTTCCAGAAAACTTTCAAGCCAATTTATTACATAGTAATAAGGCTCAAGTTCGATTAATTGGTGATGCTTCAGACCCAAATACCTCGAACATCATGATAAACTATGCTTCGGCTATATTCAGAGATTATCAAAACGAACTTTTTGGGCAAGCAAAATTGCCCTTTCAAATAAACACCGAAACTCGGATGCTTTATAATCCGCAGTTAAAAGGAGCATACAGTTTTGTGCCAGGGGTGATGACGCTCATTTTAATGCTTTTGGGAGCTATGATGACGTCGGTTTCCATTGTGAAAGAGAAAGAAACAGGAACCATGGAGATACTTTTAGTCTCTCCTATGAAACCACTTTTGGTGGTTTTGAGCAAGGCGGTACCTTACTTGGTTTTATGTTTTATAGATGTAATCATTATTTTATTGATGGCGGTTTATGTGTTAGATATGCCCATTGTAGGGTCTATTCCACTGCTTTTGGCAGAGAGTCTGTTGTTCATTTTTACGGCCTTGTCTCTAGGGCTGTTGATTTCGGCCGTGGTAGACACACAACAGGTGGCTATGTTTATTTCTTTGGTGGGTTTTCTTATGCCGGCTTTGGTGTTTAGTGGTTTTATGTTTCCTATTGAAAATATGCCGCTTCCGCTTCAAATTGTCAGTAATGTGGTACCTACCAAATGGTATTATAACATCATTAGCAACATTATGGTGAAAGGCCTTGGTTTTGCTTTTGTGATGAAACAAACAGCCATTCTTTTTGCTATGACGGTAGTTTTTCTGGCAATAGCCATCAAGAAATTTAAAGTAAGGTTAGAGTGA
- a CDS encoding GyrI-like domain-containing protein has protein sequence MEHKIVDSPERKFVGMSLEMTYANNFTGQLWGGFMPRRHEVQNRIHDGYFSLQGTNPAFTMYDRSVDRPFTKWALVEVANFNNVPDGMETFVLPAGKYAIFLHKGKSIPAFIEKIKTILSQWLPASGYQIDNRPDFEVLEENARNNPEAEEEIWVPIK, from the coding sequence ATGGAGCATAAAATAGTTGATTCACCAGAAAGAAAGTTTGTTGGGATGTCATTAGAAATGACTTATGCCAATAATTTCACGGGTCAATTATGGGGTGGTTTCATGCCTCGTCGTCATGAGGTTCAGAACCGAATTCATGATGGCTATTTCTCACTACAAGGTACAAACCCTGCTTTTACCATGTATGATAGGTCTGTAGATAGACCTTTTACAAAATGGGCTTTAGTAGAAGTTGCTAATTTTAATAATGTGCCAGACGGTATGGAAACCTTCGTATTACCTGCTGGTAAATATGCCATCTTTCTTCACAAAGGAAAGAGTATTCCTGCATTTATTGAAAAGATAAAAACCATTTTAAGTCAATGGCTGCCTGCGTCAGGTTACCAAATAGATAATCGCCCAGATTTTGAAGTTCTCGAAGAAAACGCTAGAAATAACCCAGAGGCAGAAGAAGAAATTTGGGTACCGATAAAGTAA
- a CDS encoding GNAT family N-acetyltransferase: protein MQDINIREFGEDDFEQLLELFKEFSVFEKRPHMMVNDLTTMKAEKDYFKGFAAVLPDGQIVGYATYNFVYYTWSGKSIYMDDLYVKPAHRGTGLGKGLINKVIDFARENKCQKVKWQVSHWNVKAKEFYRSLGAVIDDNEQNCDLKLN, encoded by the coding sequence ATGCAAGACATTAATATCAGAGAATTTGGCGAAGATGATTTTGAGCAATTGCTTGAGCTCTTCAAAGAATTCTCTGTTTTTGAAAAACGCCCTCATATGATGGTCAATGATTTGACCACAATGAAGGCCGAGAAAGATTACTTCAAAGGCTTTGCCGCAGTTTTACCTGACGGTCAAATTGTAGGATATGCTACCTATAACTTTGTTTATTATACCTGGAGTGGAAAATCCATTTACATGGACGACCTCTATGTAAAACCGGCTCATAGAGGAACGGGTTTAGGCAAAGGGCTTATCAATAAAGTGATAGACTTTGCAAGAGAAAACAAGTGTCAAAAAGTGAAATGGCAGGTATCTCATTGGAATGTGAAAGCCAAAGAGTTTTATAGAAGTTTAGGAGCAGTAATAGATGATAACGAGCAAAACTGCGACTTGAAATTGAACTAA